A region of Mustela lutreola isolate mMusLut2 chromosome 17, mMusLut2.pri, whole genome shotgun sequence DNA encodes the following proteins:
- the TNFRSF17 gene encoding tumor necrosis factor receptor superfamily member 17, translating to MAQQCIQNEYFDRLLTACKPCHLRCSNTPPPPCQHYCDAMKGTNAVLWTCLGLSLIVSLTVFVLMFLLRKMNSEPSKDERKNTGMALQNKENADQEEGRASRNGEEVLSRGLEYTVEECTCEDCVNSESKVDSDHFFPLPAMEEGATILVTTKTTDYCNSLLASVTEMEKPIFTR from the exons ATGGCCCAGCAGTGCATCCAAAACGAGTATTTTGACAGATTGCTTACTGCTTGCAAACCCTGTCACCTTCGATGTTCTAACACCCCTCCACCACCTTGTCAACATTATTGTGATGCAA TGAAAGGAACAAATGCGGTTCTCTGGACCTGTCTGGGCCTGAGCTTGATCGTTTCTTTGACGGTTTTTGTGTTGATGTTCTTGCTAAGGAAGATGAATTCGGAACCATCCAAGGATGAACGTAAAAACACAG GCATGGCTCTCCAGAACAAGGAGAATGCTGACCAGGAGGAGGGCCGTGCTAGCAGGAATGGCGAGGAAGTTCTCTCGAGGGGCCTGGAGTATACAGTGGAAGAATGCACCTGTGAAGACTGTGTCAATTCTGAATCAAAGGTTGATTCTGACCATTTCTTTCCACTCCCAGCTATGGAGGAAGGTGCAACCATTCTTGTCACCACGAAAACAACTGACTACTGTAATAGCCTGCTGGCTAGTGTCACAGAGATGGAGAAACCCATTTTTACCAGATAA